A genomic segment from Dechloromonas denitrificans encodes:
- a CDS encoding acyltransferase family protein, with product MSTTSNRMPLIDALKAVAALLVLLNHFSSYGPLAAAVREAFPATVGWFYEYGRMAVQVFLVVAGFLAARALSPEGQALRISPLPLIWKRYLRLVVPYLAAIGLAIAAAAIADQWMDDEAVPARATFNQWLAHAFLLQGLLGFDALSAGVWYIAIDFQLFALIAVLLWSGRTRLLAPALVLGLATVSLFWLNRDASWDNWAIYFFGSYGLGAAAWWASDRRQMSAWLGVIATIAIAALVVDFRMRIALALVVALTLGFSRRTGLLESWPTIRPLAFLGQISYSLFLVHFPVLLLANGLYNKLEFSSTGAAVSGLVLALTASIISATLFYRWIESPAASKRITAALSWIFSKALEMARKVPGLTALITLLARRA from the coding sequence ATGAGTACGACCTCCAACCGTATGCCGCTAATCGATGCCCTCAAGGCAGTTGCGGCCCTGCTTGTCCTGTTGAACCATTTCTCGTCCTACGGCCCGCTGGCCGCCGCCGTACGCGAAGCTTTTCCGGCAACCGTCGGCTGGTTCTACGAATATGGCCGGATGGCAGTTCAGGTCTTTCTCGTCGTCGCCGGCTTCCTGGCCGCACGCGCCCTTTCCCCGGAAGGGCAGGCACTCCGCATCTCGCCATTGCCTCTGATCTGGAAGCGCTACCTGCGCCTGGTCGTCCCGTACCTCGCCGCCATCGGCCTGGCCATTGCCGCTGCAGCCATCGCCGACCAGTGGATGGACGACGAGGCCGTTCCGGCCCGCGCCACGTTCAACCAGTGGCTGGCACACGCTTTCCTGCTTCAAGGCCTGCTCGGTTTTGATGCCCTGTCAGCCGGGGTCTGGTACATCGCCATCGATTTCCAGCTCTTTGCACTGATTGCCGTTCTGCTGTGGTCCGGGCGCACCCGTCTGCTGGCACCGGCGCTGGTTCTGGGCCTGGCGACGGTGTCGCTGTTCTGGCTCAACCGCGACGCCAGCTGGGACAACTGGGCCATCTACTTCTTTGGTTCCTACGGCCTCGGCGCCGCAGCCTGGTGGGCTTCGGACCGCCGGCAAATGTCGGCCTGGCTGGGCGTCATCGCAACCATCGCCATTGCGGCACTGGTCGTCGATTTCCGCATGCGCATCGCGCTGGCCCTCGTCGTTGCCCTGACGCTCGGCTTCAGCCGCCGGACCGGCCTGCTCGAAAGCTGGCCGACGATTCGTCCGCTCGCCTTTTTGGGCCAGATTTCCTACTCCCTGTTCCTGGTCCATTTCCCGGTGCTGCTGCTGGCCAACGGCTTGTATAACAAACTGGAATTCAGCTCGACCGGCGCCGCCGTTTCGGGCCTCGTGCTGGCGTTGACCGCGAGCATCATCTCGGCCACGCTGTTTTATCGCTGGATCGAAAGCCCGGCTGCCAGCAAGCGCATTACTGCCGCACTCAGCTGGATTTTCAGCAAAGCCCTGGAAATGGCACGCAAGGTGCCGGGCCTGACGGCCCTGATCACCCTGCTCGCACGCCGCGCCTGA
- the yegQ gene encoding tRNA 5-hydroxyuridine modification protein YegQ, which translates to MHKAPELLAPAGSLEMMRTAFDFGADAIYAGQPRYSLRVRNNSFGTIDALKEGIDEAHARGKQFFVVSNIFPHNAKLTTYLADMAPVIALKPDALIMSDPGLIDMVREAWPDQAIHLSVQSNTVNWAAVRFWKKLGLTRIILSRELSLEEVAEIRQQCPDIELEVFVHGALCIAYSGRCLLSGYFNHRDPNQGSCTNSCRWDYKVSTSDGKPAQLLKQEQEILLEERQRPGELMPIEEDEHGTYIMNSKDLRAIEHVQRLVEIGVDSLKIEGRTKSPYYVARTAQTYRQAIDDAVAGRPLDPNLLRELDGLANRGYTDGFLQRHHDADYQNYLRGHSESDRSLYVGDAVQFDKARGLMEIEVKNKFTVGDRLECVHPSGNTSWTLARMENKAGEPVTVASGSGHRVWVELPEAQNGAFIARFV; encoded by the coding sequence ATGCACAAGGCGCCCGAACTTCTCGCCCCAGCCGGCTCGCTCGAAATGATGCGTACCGCCTTCGATTTTGGCGCCGATGCGATCTATGCCGGCCAGCCCCGCTACAGCCTGCGCGTGCGCAACAACAGCTTCGGGACGATCGATGCGCTGAAGGAAGGGATCGATGAAGCCCACGCCCGCGGCAAGCAGTTTTTCGTCGTCAGCAACATCTTCCCGCACAACGCCAAGCTGACCACCTACCTGGCCGACATGGCACCAGTCATCGCGCTCAAGCCCGACGCACTGATCATGTCCGACCCCGGCCTCATCGACATGGTGCGCGAAGCTTGGCCGGATCAGGCAATCCACCTTTCCGTACAATCGAATACCGTGAACTGGGCCGCCGTACGTTTCTGGAAGAAGCTGGGGCTGACCCGCATCATCCTGTCGCGCGAACTGTCGCTCGAAGAAGTCGCCGAAATCCGTCAGCAATGCCCGGATATCGAACTTGAAGTCTTCGTCCATGGCGCGCTGTGCATCGCCTATTCCGGCCGCTGCCTGCTCTCCGGCTATTTCAACCACCGCGATCCGAACCAGGGCAGTTGCACCAACTCCTGCCGCTGGGATTACAAAGTCAGCACTTCCGACGGCAAGCCGGCCCAACTACTCAAGCAGGAACAGGAAATCCTGCTCGAAGAACGCCAGCGCCCCGGCGAGTTGATGCCGATCGAGGAAGACGAGCACGGCACCTACATCATGAACTCCAAGGACCTGCGGGCCATCGAGCACGTCCAGCGCCTGGTCGAGATCGGCGTCGACTCGCTGAAGATCGAAGGCCGCACCAAGAGCCCCTACTACGTCGCGCGCACCGCGCAGACCTATCGCCAGGCCATTGACGACGCTGTCGCCGGACGCCCGCTCGACCCGAACCTACTGCGCGAACTCGACGGCTTGGCCAATCGCGGCTACACCGACGGTTTCCTGCAACGCCACCACGACGCCGACTATCAAAACTATCTGCGCGGCCATTCGGAATCGGACCGCAGCCTTTATGTCGGCGATGCCGTGCAATTCGACAAGGCTCGCGGCCTGATGGAAATCGAGGTGAAAAACAAGTTCACCGTGGGAGACCGCCTCGAATGCGTGCACCCGAGCGGCAACACCAGCTGGACACTGGCACGCATGGAAAACAAGGCCGGCGAACCGGTGACGGTAGCCTCAGGCAGCGGCCACCGGGTTTGGGTCGAGTTGCCGGAAGCGCAGAACGGCGCCTTCATCGCACGCTTCGTTTAA
- the rng gene encoding ribonuclease G: MSEEILINFTPQETRVAVMQQGVVQELHIERTASRGLVGNVYLGRVCRILPGMQSAFIDVGLDRTAFLHVADIWQPRETTTERPIEKILHDGQSIVVQVVKDPIGTKGARLSTQISIAGRMLVYLPQEKHIGISQRIEAEAEREALRERITRLVPADEPGGFIVRTMAENACDAEFATDIAYLRKTWADIRDKARTSAPPSVLYQELSLGQRVLRDFVNPETSRMVIDSRENFQKLTAFAEEYTPAVLPLLDHYTGQRPLFDLHGVEEEIQKALARRVDLKSGGYLIIDQTEAMTTIDVNTGGFVGVRNFDDTIFKTNLEAAVTIARQLRLRNLGGIIIVDFIDMENEEHKRAVLDEFNKALAHDHTRLTVNGFTALGLVEMTRKRTRESLAHVLCQPCPTCGGRGEVKTARTVAYEILRELLREARQFNAREYRILAGPAVVDLFLDEESQSLAMLSDFIEKPVSLQSEPSYSPEQYDIVLM, translated from the coding sequence ATGTCCGAAGAAATACTGATCAATTTCACCCCGCAGGAGACACGCGTTGCCGTTATGCAACAGGGTGTTGTCCAGGAACTGCATATCGAGCGTACCGCCAGCCGCGGTCTGGTCGGCAATGTCTATCTCGGACGGGTTTGCCGTATTTTGCCGGGCATGCAGTCGGCATTCATCGATGTCGGCCTGGATCGCACGGCCTTCCTCCATGTGGCCGATATCTGGCAGCCGCGTGAGACGACGACCGAACGACCGATCGAGAAAATCCTGCACGATGGGCAGAGCATCGTTGTCCAGGTCGTCAAGGATCCGATCGGCACCAAGGGCGCGCGTTTGTCGACGCAGATTTCGATTGCCGGCCGGATGCTGGTTTATCTGCCGCAGGAAAAGCACATCGGGATTTCCCAGCGCATCGAGGCCGAGGCCGAGCGCGAAGCCTTGCGCGAGCGAATTACACGCCTGGTGCCGGCTGACGAGCCGGGTGGTTTCATCGTCCGGACCATGGCTGAAAATGCCTGCGATGCCGAGTTCGCCACCGACATCGCCTACCTGCGCAAGACCTGGGCCGATATTCGCGACAAGGCCAGAACTTCGGCGCCACCCAGCGTGCTGTATCAGGAGCTGTCGCTCGGCCAGCGGGTGTTGCGCGATTTCGTCAATCCGGAAACCAGCCGCATGGTCATCGACTCGCGGGAGAACTTCCAGAAACTGACCGCCTTTGCCGAGGAATACACGCCGGCGGTGCTGCCTTTGCTCGATCACTACACCGGCCAGCGACCGCTGTTCGACCTGCACGGGGTGGAAGAGGAAATCCAGAAGGCGCTGGCCCGGCGCGTCGATCTGAAATCGGGCGGCTACCTGATCATCGACCAGACCGAAGCGATGACGACCATCGACGTCAATACCGGTGGCTTTGTCGGCGTGCGCAACTTCGATGACACCATTTTCAAGACCAATCTCGAAGCGGCGGTGACCATCGCCCGCCAGCTGCGCCTGCGCAATCTGGGCGGCATCATCATTGTCGATTTCATCGACATGGAAAACGAAGAACACAAACGTGCCGTGCTCGATGAGTTCAACAAGGCGCTGGCGCACGATCACACGCGTCTCACGGTCAACGGCTTCACGGCCCTTGGTTTGGTCGAAATGACCCGCAAGCGGACGCGCGAATCGCTGGCCCACGTGTTGTGTCAGCCCTGTCCGACCTGTGGTGGGCGCGGCGAGGTCAAGACGGCGCGTACCGTGGCCTACGAAATCCTGCGCGAACTGCTGCGCGAAGCGCGTCAGTTCAATGCCCGCGAATATCGCATCCTGGCCGGCCCTGCCGTGGTCGACCTGTTCCTGGATGAAGAATCGCAATCCCTCGCCATGCTTTCCGACTTCATCGAAAAGCCGGTTTCGCTACAGTCGGAGCCGAGCTACTCACCCGAGCAGTACGACATCGTTTTGATGTAA
- a CDS encoding dienelactone hydrolase family protein produces the protein MPDTPPEFDSLVPAQSFDRRSFIVTSLGAGFALAVQPVMAQTAISTDVAGLLAGEVKVPVKGGEMVAYRATPQGVAKAPVVLVVSEIFGVHEYIKDTCRRLAKLGYCAIAPELFARQGDPRSYAGIPELMANITGKTPDAQVMSDLDACVDWAAQQGADTDRLAITGFCWGGRITWLYSAHNPRVKAGVAWYGRLVGAVNEFTPTHPTDLVGELKAPVLGLYGGLDTGIPLETVEKMEKALEKGSPVARASQIHLYDNAPHAFHADYRPSYRKAEAEDGWLRMLAWFRKNLV, from the coding sequence ATGCCAGACACGCCCCCGGAATTCGACAGCCTTGTTCCTGCCCAGTCCTTTGATCGGCGGAGTTTCATCGTGACCAGCCTGGGGGCGGGGTTCGCTCTGGCGGTTCAGCCAGTGATGGCGCAAACCGCGATCAGCACCGATGTCGCCGGGCTGCTGGCCGGTGAGGTCAAGGTGCCGGTCAAGGGGGGCGAAATGGTCGCCTACCGTGCCACGCCGCAGGGCGTTGCCAAGGCGCCGGTGGTACTGGTGGTTTCCGAAATATTCGGTGTCCATGAATACATCAAGGATACCTGCCGGCGGCTGGCCAAGCTCGGTTACTGCGCCATTGCCCCGGAGCTTTTCGCACGTCAGGGCGATCCGCGCAGTTATGCCGGCATTCCGGAACTGATGGCCAATATCACCGGCAAAACGCCGGATGCGCAGGTGATGAGTGATCTTGATGCCTGCGTTGACTGGGCGGCGCAGCAAGGGGCGGATACCGACCGGCTGGCGATCACCGGTTTCTGCTGGGGAGGGCGCATTACCTGGCTGTACAGTGCGCACAATCCCCGCGTCAAGGCCGGGGTTGCCTGGTATGGCCGTCTGGTTGGCGCCGTCAATGAATTTACCCCTACGCATCCCACCGATCTGGTTGGTGAACTGAAAGCGCCGGTACTGGGGCTTTATGGGGGGCTGGATACCGGCATCCCGCTGGAAACAGTCGAAAAGATGGAAAAAGCGTTGGAGAAAGGTAGTCCTGTCGCACGTGCGTCACAGATTCACCTTTACGATAATGCGCCGCATGCCTTCCACGCCGATTACCGGCCGAGCTATCGCAAGGCTGAAGCGGAAGATGGCTGGTTGCGCATGTTGGCCTGGTTCCGCAAAAACCTTGTATAA
- a CDS encoding ProQ/FINO family protein codes for MTTAETTPQATPEKTIDARALLKELQVRYDVFRNYSPLAIGIDRQVLADQPTLEKKALRLAMRSHTMATRYLKEMEKATQRFNLDGTPAGEVSEEQRTHASELLRERFKKQVEQRKAVEAAAKAEQRRTEKLNELAEKFGRKDR; via the coding sequence ATGACTACTGCTGAAACGACCCCCCAGGCGACGCCTGAAAAAACCATCGATGCACGTGCGTTGCTCAAGGAACTGCAAGTGCGCTACGACGTTTTTCGCAATTACAGCCCGTTGGCGATCGGCATTGACCGTCAGGTGCTGGCAGATCAGCCGACGCTGGAAAAGAAAGCCCTGCGCCTGGCGATGCGTAGCCACACGATGGCAACCCGCTACCTGAAGGAAATGGAAAAGGCGACGCAGCGCTTCAATCTGGATGGCACGCCTGCTGGCGAGGTCAGCGAAGAGCAGCGTACGCACGCTTCCGAACTGTTGCGTGAACGCTTCAAGAAGCAGGTCGAGCAGCGCAAGGCGGTCGAGGCTGCGGCCAAGGCAGAGCAGCGCCGGACGGAAAAGCTCAACGAGCTGGCAGAGAAATTCGGTCGTAAAGACCGCTAA
- a CDS encoding class I SAM-dependent methyltransferase — MSGEPQSALIRVEALEPAFAAQASLWAERLALPVQGDAEFALQFGASGLQFVELAPQAPGALRIDFVEGAVAHRRLFGGGSGQMIAKAVGVQPGIRPAVLDATAGLGRDAFVLASLGCSLTLIERHPVVAALLEDGLRRAAADPEVGPIVGRMQLMHANAIAEMLAWKDELPQVIYLDPMFPHREKTALVKKEMRLFRPLVGDDDDAAGLLAAALDLATHRVVVKRPRKAPCIEGAKPGYALEGSSSRFDIYPKKTLKAKVL; from the coding sequence ATGAGTGGCGAGCCGCAGTCTGCTTTGATCCGTGTGGAGGCGCTGGAGCCGGCATTTGCTGCGCAAGCGTCGCTTTGGGCTGAGCGACTTGCCCTGCCGGTGCAGGGCGACGCCGAATTTGCATTGCAATTCGGGGCGAGTGGTCTGCAATTCGTTGAACTTGCTCCCCAGGCTCCCGGGGCGTTACGCATTGATTTTGTCGAAGGTGCCGTGGCTCATCGGCGCTTGTTCGGGGGCGGTAGCGGGCAAATGATCGCCAAGGCAGTCGGTGTCCAGCCCGGCATACGCCCGGCAGTGCTGGATGCAACGGCTGGTTTGGGGCGCGATGCCTTTGTGCTGGCAAGCCTGGGGTGTTCGCTCACCCTGATTGAGCGTCATCCTGTTGTTGCCGCCTTGTTGGAAGACGGTCTGCGACGTGCGGCGGCCGATCCTGAGGTAGGGCCGATTGTCGGCCGGATGCAACTCATGCACGCCAACGCGATTGCCGAAATGCTGGCGTGGAAGGACGAGTTGCCGCAAGTGATCTATCTTGATCCGATGTTTCCCCATCGGGAAAAGACGGCGCTGGTCAAGAAAGAGATGCGTCTGTTCCGGCCCTTGGTGGGCGATGATGACGATGCGGCCGGGTTGCTGGCGGCAGCGCTTGACCTGGCGACACATCGTGTCGTGGTCAAGCGGCCGCGCAAGGCGCCTTGTATTGAAGGGGCGAAACCGGGCTATGCGCTTGAGGGGAGCTCAAGTCGCTTCGATATTTATCCGAAAAAAACGCTGAAGGCCAAAGTGCTCTGA
- a CDS encoding transcriptional regulator yields MHTTQVWELLKKHGQLLDLEIAVATGISIEDVRASLSTLSSQGDISKCSVTSYVKGKPIEGFQCRVAGYFPKPAPGRKPAAK; encoded by the coding sequence ATGCACACCACTCAAGTCTGGGAACTCCTGAAAAAACACGGGCAATTGCTCGATCTGGAAATCGCAGTTGCAACCGGCATTTCGATCGAGGATGTCCGGGCATCGCTGTCCACCCTCTCTTCGCAGGGCGACATCTCGAAATGCAGCGTGACCAGCTACGTCAAGGGCAAGCCGATCGAAGGTTTCCAGTGCCGCGTAGCCGGCTATTTCCCGAAACCGGCGCCCGGCCGCAAGCCTGCCGCAAAATAA
- a CDS encoding mechanosensitive ion channel family protein: MTEQDVSRYQDIFIATATDVGLKILAAIAFWVIGRWLIGLVLNMVRASLERQKVDPTVLRYLGSVITVTLNVLLVVGILGYFGIQTTTFAALIAAAGVAIGMAWSGLLAHFAAGAFLVVLRPMKVGDFVTVGGVTGTVMELGLFATTINTPDNVQTVIGNNKVFSDTIQNFTVNPFRRVDLKCQLAGAADHRAAMVLLRDKVAAIPNVLAEPKVDVEILDFTLVGPVLAIRPYCHNDHYWQVYFDTNKVIREALAEAGFPAPMPAQSVVVTQAA, from the coding sequence ATGACAGAGCAGGATGTTTCACGTTATCAGGATATTTTTATCGCTACGGCAACCGATGTTGGTTTGAAAATTCTGGCTGCCATTGCTTTCTGGGTGATCGGTCGCTGGCTGATTGGTCTTGTCCTGAACATGGTTCGTGCGTCGCTTGAGCGCCAGAAAGTCGATCCGACCGTGCTACGTTATCTCGGTTCGGTGATTACGGTGACGCTGAATGTACTGCTGGTGGTCGGTATCCTTGGCTACTTCGGTATCCAGACCACGACATTTGCCGCCTTGATCGCCGCTGCTGGTGTAGCGATTGGTATGGCCTGGTCGGGTTTGCTGGCGCATTTTGCGGCCGGTGCCTTTCTGGTCGTTCTGCGCCCGATGAAAGTCGGTGATTTCGTGACGGTCGGCGGCGTCACCGGGACGGTGATGGAGCTGGGCCTGTTTGCCACGACGATCAATACGCCGGATAACGTCCAGACGGTGATTGGCAACAACAAGGTATTTAGCGACACGATCCAGAATTTCACGGTCAACCCGTTTCGCCGGGTTGATTTGAAATGCCAGTTGGCTGGAGCGGCCGATCATCGGGCGGCGATGGTTTTGTTGCGCGATAAAGTAGCGGCCATTCCGAATGTGCTGGCCGAGCCGAAAGTCGATGTTGAAATTCTCGATTTCACGCTGGTGGGTCCGGTGCTGGCCATTCGTCCCTATTGCCACAATGATCACTATTGGCAGGTTTATTTCGATACCAATAAAGTGATCCGCGAGGCGCTTGCCGAGGCTGGTTTTCCGGCACCCATGCCGGCGCAGAGCGTGGTTGTCACGCAAGCGGCCTGA
- the metF gene encoding methylenetetrahydrofolate reductase [NAD(P)H] — protein sequence MNTEISIEFFPPQTPEGIEKLRSTRAELAKLKPEFFSVTYGAGGSTRERTFNVVKEIAAEGFDAAPHLSCIGSTRESIREILNEYKSAGIKRTVALRGDLPSGMAETGEFRYANELVEFIRAETGDHFSIEVAAYPEWHPQARSPKDDMDAFVRKVKAGANSAITQYFYNADAYFHFVDEAKAKGVDLPIVPGIMPIVGFTKLARFSDACGAELPRWMRKKFESFGDDTDSIRAFGLDVVTELCERLLKGGAPGLHFYCMNQSALTTEIMRRLG from the coding sequence ATGAATACTGAAATTTCCATCGAATTTTTCCCGCCGCAAACGCCGGAAGGAATCGAAAAGCTGCGGTCGACCCGCGCCGAACTGGCAAAACTGAAACCCGAATTTTTCTCGGTGACCTACGGTGCCGGCGGCTCGACGCGTGAACGCACCTTCAATGTCGTCAAGGAAATCGCCGCCGAAGGCTTCGATGCTGCACCGCACCTGTCGTGCATCGGCTCGACGCGTGAAAGCATTCGCGAAATCCTCAACGAATACAAATCGGCCGGTATCAAGCGCACCGTCGCCCTGCGCGGCGACCTGCCCTCCGGCATGGCCGAAACCGGCGAATTCCGCTACGCCAACGAACTGGTCGAATTCATCCGCGCTGAAACCGGTGATCATTTCAGCATCGAAGTGGCCGCCTACCCGGAATGGCACCCGCAGGCCCGCAGCCCGAAGGACGACATGGATGCCTTCGTGCGCAAGGTCAAGGCCGGCGCCAATTCGGCGATTACCCAGTATTTCTACAATGCCGACGCCTACTTCCATTTCGTCGATGAAGCCAAGGCGAAAGGCGTCGATCTCCCGATCGTTCCCGGCATCATGCCCATCGTCGGTTTCACCAAGCTGGCGCGCTTCTCGGATGCCTGCGGCGCCGAACTGCCGCGCTGGATGCGCAAGAAATTTGAGAGCTTTGGCGATGACACCGACTCGATCCGCGCTTTCGGCCTGGATGTCGTGACCGAACTGTGCGAGCGCCTGCTCAAGGGGGGCGCACCGGGCCTGCACTTCTATTGCATGAACCAGTCAGCCTTGACCACCGAGATCATGCGAAGACTCGGCTAA
- a CDS encoding TlyA family RNA methyltransferase, with product MPRADQLLVESGQASSRTVAQRIIAAGRVSWSGGVIKKPALDLPLETVLTVASDPEDRFVSRGGLKLAGALAESGVSATGKICLDVGQSTGGFTDCLLQSGATQVVGVDVGHGQLHQKLIGDTRINAIEGINCRALSASDLGAAYPAQGFDLIVGDVSFISMTLILPQLPALLADGGDMLLLVKPQFEVGPGNVGKSGIVRDPSLYREVENKLRQSAASLGLKVRAWLDSPITGGDGNREFFIWLNT from the coding sequence ATGCCGCGCGCTGATCAACTGCTCGTCGAATCCGGCCAGGCTTCGTCCAGAACCGTTGCCCAACGCATTATTGCTGCGGGTCGCGTCAGCTGGTCAGGCGGCGTGATCAAGAAGCCGGCACTGGATTTGCCCCTTGAAACAGTGTTGACCGTAGCAAGCGACCCGGAAGACCGTTTCGTCTCGCGCGGAGGCTTGAAACTGGCCGGCGCTCTGGCGGAAAGCGGCGTCTCGGCGACCGGCAAGATCTGTCTTGATGTCGGGCAGTCGACCGGCGGCTTCACCGATTGCCTGTTGCAATCGGGTGCTACTCAGGTGGTCGGGGTCGATGTCGGCCACGGCCAACTGCATCAAAAGCTGATCGGCGACACCCGCATTAACGCCATCGAAGGCATCAACTGCCGGGCCCTGAGCGCAAGCGATCTGGGTGCCGCTTACCCAGCCCAAGGCTTCGATCTGATCGTCGGCGACGTGTCATTCATTTCGATGACGCTGATCCTGCCGCAACTCCCTGCCTTGCTGGCCGATGGCGGCGACATGCTGCTGCTGGTCAAGCCACAGTTTGAAGTCGGCCCGGGCAATGTCGGGAAAAGCGGTATCGTCCGTGACCCGTCGCTTTACCGCGAAGTCGAGAACAAACTGCGCCAATCTGCCGCCAGCCTGGGCCTCAAGGTCCGCGCCTGGCTGGACAGCCCAATTACCGGCGGTGATGGCAACCGCGAATTCTTCATCTGGTTGAACACATGA
- a CDS encoding phage holin family protein has protein sequence MRLLAIWIINALALLALPYVVPSVQVASFGTALIVALVLGLINAVLRPVLVLLTLPVTLLTLGLFIFVINALLFQLAGNLVDGFNVGGFWPALFGSIAYSLMSWALSALLFRQGKR, from the coding sequence ATGCGCCTGCTCGCCATCTGGATCATCAACGCGCTCGCCCTGCTGGCCTTGCCGTATGTCGTGCCGTCGGTCCAGGTGGCTAGTTTTGGTACGGCGCTGATCGTCGCCCTTGTTTTAGGGCTGATCAATGCCGTACTGCGTCCCGTACTGGTTTTGCTGACCTTGCCGGTCACGCTGCTGACGCTGGGCCTGTTCATTTTCGTGATCAACGCCCTGCTCTTCCAACTGGCCGGCAACCTCGTCGATGGCTTCAATGTTGGCGGCTTCTGGCCGGCACTGTTCGGCTCGATTGCCTACAGCCTGATGTCCTGGGCGCTCAGCGCCCTGCTTTTCCGCCAAGGCAAGCGCTGA